The genomic stretch ACGTATTTCAAAGTGTAGGTGAGGACCAGCCGAGGCACCAGTATTGCCCACATAAGCAATGATTTCGCCTTTGGCTACCGGAATGGCGTGTGCCTTGAGGTATTCTTCGTAAAAAAAATCTTGTTGTTGATTTTGGCGAGCCCTTACATAGCGGGCTATCTTGGGGGCAAATCGTAATAAATGCCCATACAAAGATTGTTGTTTGGTGTGTGGGTGGTATAAGTATACTGCATTGCCGTAGCCATACGTAGAGGCTTTGAGGCGGTATACATAACCATTGGCAACCGCACGCACTGGAGTGCCTGGATTGGCGGCTATGTCGAGTCCGGCGTGAAAATGACTGCTGCGAATTTCCCCAAAATTGCCGGTCAACCAGCTTTTTTTGCCTGGATTAACCGGAAACATATACGTGTGTTGCGCCTGTGCCTGCCAGCTTATACAGCCCAGCAAGAGCACAAGGGCTTGTTTAAAAAATAATGTATGTACTGAATAACGTGTCGATTGATCAATGCAAAATCCTCCCATACTTTTCCTTCGGTGTTGTGGCATACGCTTGTGCGAAGGTGGCGTACTTTACAACAAGTGTATACCACCTTTGCCGGGCAACGTTCTAAAAAACAAGCAGTTATTTATTTTTTTTCTTCTTTTCCTGGCGGGCAATCCACTCTTTTTGCATTTCTTCCAACAAAAACATTTTTTCGTCAGTACTCAAATCTTTATCAGCATAAACCAAGCTGTTAAACTTGTTTTTAAACTCCGATTTTTCGGTTTTTACCAGCGTCTTAACGATAGTCAAATAAAAGTCGAACATGTGCGTATAATATGTGTTTAAACTTGTGCAATACCAAAGTTATAAAAATTAGCTACAGGGTAAACCAACCAGGCACAAATTTATTAAATAGTGGTATGGCTATACTGTTAAATTACTTTATAGTTCAATTGTTTTGTTATCAGTAGTAGCAAGCAGTGAACGATGAGCTAAATATAGCGTTAACTGGTTTATTATAAGTTTGTTATATTTTATTGTGGTTTGTATTTAATTCTACTTTAGTACTTATTTATAAAACCAAGAGGGCTAACATTGGGAGGGTTGATTTATTGAAAGTAAATTTGAAAATAGTCTACCAGACAAGTTATTTTTTCATCAGATACCGAAGCCAATGAGCAAACACACCAAACACTTATCTCAGAGCTCGTTTAAATTTCCGCATTTAGCTTGATTTTCAATGAGTTTTGTTCTCAGATATGTTAAACCGAGCTTTGCCTTTTGAAGAATGCCCCCAAGTCTTTTTGACTGTACATTTACCGGTTCACCTTCACTGTTTCTAAATTAGACTCTTCGGCAGCTTTGCGGGCTTTCCTTTTTTTTGTTATCCATTGGTACACTTCTGGCGAAATAAGCACCAACATTAATCCTAAGTAACCGAGCCAGTGAATATATATGGGAAACAAGCCCGATTCGTTGAAAACAATGGCAGCCAACAATACTACAATTTTCCAGGAACCTCGTTTTTCGGCAAAATATTTATCAAGGTAAGGGTAGGCAAGTACTGCTGCCAGTATAATGAGGGTACCCAAATAAAAGCCAGCCGTCATTTTTTCGGCATCACCAAAAATAATAAACGCCAGTACGATGCCATATACAGGCTCTAGGTTTACGGTAAGGTTAATGGCAAAAGGACTAAATTTGTTCATGAGTTTTACTGCCACAGTATAAGCATATACGGTACAAATAATGGCTAGAATACCTATATAAAGCCAGTCTATGGCATTGTCGGGGATAAGGTGCAAGGTGTGTGATTTGACAAAATACCGGGCATAAAATGGAAAGAACAAAGCCGAACCAAGGCAAGCGCCTGCCATCTCATAAAAAGTAATGATAGAGTGGTCGTGTTTTTTGATAAGTTTACTATTGATTACCGTAAACAATGCGGCTAACATGGCCGAAATAAGGGCAAGCAAAATGCCCCAAAAGTGGTTAAACTCAAAGCGAAAAACCACATACAAGCCCAAAATAATTACCAAGCCTATGTTTATTTCAAACCCCTTGACTTTACGCCCGGTAATGAGCGGGTCTAGTATACTTGTCCAGAGCGTAGCAGTGGCCATACCTGCCAGGCATACCGATACGGTAGAAATATTTACCGAAGCAAAAAATAGAATCCAATGTGCCGAAATGAGCATACCAGTACCCAAAATCTTAAGTCCAGAAGCGATACTCATTCTAAACGATCTGCGACGACGGGTAATAATGAGCCCTAAGGCAATAGAAGCAATGAGGGTACGGTAAAAAACCAACTCAACTGCGGGAATGGTAATGAGTTTGCCCAAAATGGCGGTAAATCCCCAGATCAATACAATGAAATGGAGAACAGCGTGATCTCGTAAATTTGGCATGTACTTATATAATCATGGCAATGGTGATAAAAGGGCAGGAGATTTTGATTAATTCAATGAGTGTTTTCCTGATAATACCTGCCTTGTTTAATTGTATTTTTGTAAAAGTTATAGCAAAACTAGCCGATTATTTAGGATTAGGCAAACAAGGTAGCTTTTAAATACGTCAGGGGCTTGCCCTAGGTTGGCAATGCCTCTACATATTCTACCAATGTGCTTTGGTGGCAGACCAACAAAAGCCAATATTGCCCCTTTTTTCAAGAACCGCACGAAAGCATCACACACAACTACAC from Microscilla marina ATCC 23134 encodes the following:
- a CDS encoding DMT family transporter, producing the protein MPNLRDHAVLHFIVLIWGFTAILGKLITIPAVELVFYRTLIASIALGLIITRRRRSFRMSIASGLKILGTGMLISAHWILFFASVNISTVSVCLAGMATATLWTSILDPLITGRKVKGFEINIGLVIILGLYVVFRFEFNHFWGILLALISAMLAALFTVINSKLIKKHDHSIITFYEMAGACLGSALFFPFYARYFVKSHTLHLIPDNAIDWLYIGILAIICTVYAYTVAVKLMNKFSPFAINLTVNLEPVYGIVLAFIIFGDAEKMTAGFYLGTLIILAAVLAYPYLDKYFAEKRGSWKIVVLLAAIVFNESGLFPIYIHWLGYLGLMLVLISPEVYQWITKKRKARKAAEESNLETVKVNR